From a region of the Neodiprion fabricii isolate iyNeoFabr1 chromosome 7, iyNeoFabr1.1, whole genome shotgun sequence genome:
- the LOC124186512 gene encoding solute carrier family 66 member 3: protein MYLQLFADFLSIITILMCLVQKIPQIMNLYKLKTAAGISLLGLFLELTSYTVMTSYNYTNEYSFLSYLEYPVLLLQDLIIIYLVLLYLDLISPSSFLLAALYFFIFGCFLFQIVPKTALTILAPMCTPISASSKIAQLAAILRAKNSESISVLTWVISTLTNLTRVFTIWMDSADLLLLSNFIISVSLSGSIMLSAIYYRRSTVKHD from the exons ATGTATTTACAACTATTTGCTGACTTTCTCAGCATCATCACAATACTGATGTGTTTAGTGCAGAAGATTCCgcaaataatgaatttatatAAGTTAAAGACAGCTGCAGGAATCTCGCTTCTAGGATTGTTCTTGGAACTTACAAg CTACACAGTGATGACCAGCTACAATTATACGAACGAATATTCATTCCTGTCGTATTTGGAGTATCCGGTTCTGCTGCTACAGGACCTCATTATCATATATCTGGTTCTATTGTACTTGGATCTAATCAGCCCGAGCTCATTTTTACTAGCTGCTTTATACTTCTTTATTTTCGGctgttttttattccaaatcgTACCGAAGACTGCTTTAACGATTCTAGCG CCGATGTGTACGCCGATTTCCGCTTCCAGTAAAATAGCACAATTGGCAGCGATATTGCGGGCGAAAAATAGCGAATCCATCTCTGTTCTAACCTGGGTTATTTCAACATTGACTAATCTTA cAAGGGTTTTTACAATTTGGATGGACTCGGCCGATCTTCTTTTACTGAGCAACTTCATCATCTCCGTATCGCTAAGCGGCAGCATTATGCTCTCTGCTATTTATTACAGGCGATCAACCGTAAAGCAtgattag